One Gemmatimonadales bacterium genomic window, CGATGCAGGGGTCGGGCTTCACGTTCGAGAATCCGAACGCGACCGGCGGTTGCGGCTGCGGCAGCAGCTTCAATGCCTGAGCGGGACCGATCCTGTGCAGTGCAACGGGGAGCTTCGGCTCCCCTTTGTTTTTGCACGGCTCTCAGCGAACCTTGCGATCGAGGACGTGCGGACGCCGCCGTTCGACTTCACACCGCGCAGTGCACTGCCTTGCTGCCAGCGCAGCATCCGAGCAATTTCAGCGGGTTGGCGACAGCCCGTCGGCCCTGAGTCGGTCCGAGATCGAGGAACGCACATGATCATCATTACCGCCGATGTCGGGGGCAGCAAAACCTCGATTGCCGTGACCAGAGACGGCGAGCGACTGGTCGAGACCCGCGGCCAGGGCACCTCGGTCCGTCCGGGGCGCGCGGTCGTGGCCGCCACGATGATTGCCGACCTCTGTCGCCGCGCCCTGGCCCAGGCCAATCTGTTGCGCGCGGACATTCTCGTGGTCGGCGCCGCGGGAGCGGGGCGTGAGGCTGACGCCGAAGAGATCCGGATCACCCTCTCGCGAGAACGCTTTGCCGCGCAGGTCGTGGTCGTGAGCGACGTGATGCTCGCCTTTGCCGCGCTTGGTGCCGAGATCGGCGTCGTCCTGGTCGCCGGTACCGGCAGCGTCGCCTTTGGCCGCGCGTCCGATGGTCGAATGGTGCGTCAGGGGGGCTTCGGGTGGCAGATGGGCGACGAGGGCGCCGGCTACTGGATCGGTCGTGAGGCCCTCCGCGCCATGGGACTTGGTGTCGATGGTCGTGGCCCCAGCACCGAGCTCCTCGCCGGTATCATGACGACCATTGGTGCTCCAACCGTCCGCGATGCGGTCGGCTGGTCGACCGTGGCAAGCCCGCGCGAGGTTGCGAGCCTGACCCGGACCGTCGTGTCGGTTGCCAAGGCTGGCGATGCGATTGCTGCCGACATTCTGACCCGCGCCGCTGGAGAGTTGGCCAGGCTGGTCAACACTCTGGCTCCCGAGTTTTCCGATCAGAGCTCGGTCCCCGTCGGGCTGACGGGTGGCCTGCTCGGCCCCGACGGCCCCCTCTATCAACCGGTCATTGCGCTGATCCAGGCCCCGTTTCGGCCCGCCGAGCAGCCGATCGATCCGCTGCTGGGCGGGCCCGCGCTTGCTGCCGGCAAGCGCTGACGAACGAGCTACGACTGCGGGTCGGTCCGGTTCCGAAGCCGGCTCCTGTGGTAGCCATAGGTGAAATAGACCACCACACCGATGGCCAACCAGATCCCAAAGCGGATCCAGGTAATGCGCGGCAAGCTGGACATCAGATAGAGGCACGCCGCGACTGAAATCAGCGGTGTCCACGGCGCCCCGGGAACCCGAAACGGTCGAGGACGATCCGGCTCCCGAATCCGCAGGACCAGCACACCAACCGACACCAGCACGAACGCGAAGAGGGTCCCGATGTTGGTCAGATCGACCACCTCGGCGATGTTGGCCAGGCCGGCGAACGTTGCCACGAACAGGCCGGTCAGGATGGTGCCGACATAGGGCGTCTTGAAGCGCGGATGAATCCTGGCCATCGCGGGCGGCAGCAGGCCATCCCGCGCCATGGCGAAGAAGATGCGCGGCTGGCCAAGCTGAAAGACCAGCAGCACCGTGCCCATTGCCACGACCGCACCGAGCGCCACGATGAAACGGGAGGCGGTAATCAGGCCCGCCGGCCCGTTGGCGTGCTCGAGCGCCGTAATCATCGGCTCCGGCGTGCCCAGCACATTCCAGGGCGCCATCCCCGTCATGACGGTCGACAGCACCATGTACACGACCGTGCAAACGACCAGGCTCATGATGATGCCGAACGGCATGTCCTTGGCGGGATCCTTGGTTTCCTCCGCACAGGTCGAGACCGCGTCGAAGCCGATGTAGCTGAAGAAGATGATGGCCGCGCCGGCGCTGATCCCTTTGAAGCCGTTCGGTGCAAAGCCGCCGAGGGCCGGGTTGGTCCAGTTGATCGGCTCGATCAGGGTCGCACCGACGCCACAGAAAAAGACGATGATGCCCAGCTTGAGCAGCACCATGGCGTTGTTCCAGCGCGCCGACTCCTGAATCCCGATCACCAGCAGCACGGTCAGCAGGCCCACCACGAGAAACGCCGGCAAATTGAAGATGAGCGAAACGCCGAACAGCTTGGGTGCCCCGCTCGCCGCGGCCGCGAGGAACAGGTTGGTGGCATCGGTTGCCCCGGCCGCAACCGCATCTGCTGCTATCTGCGCAGAACGGAAGTCGGTACTCAGCCAGGGCGGGAATCCGACCCCGAAGTGACTCAGCAGCTCACGGAAGTAGCCGGACCAGCCAATCGCGACGCCGATGTTGCCGACGGCGTATTCGACCACGAGGTCCCACCCGATGATCCACGCGACCAGCTCACCGAGCGACGCATAGGCGTAGGTATAGGCCGAACCGGAAACCGGCACCATGGCGGCGAACTCCGCATAGCAGAGCGCGGCAAATCCGCAGGCCACGGCTGTGAGCAGGAACGAAAGAATGATGGCGGGGCCTGCACCTGGTCGGGCGGCGTCGCCAACGATCGCTGTTCCGGTCGTGGCAAAGATGCCGGCGCCGATGGTGGCGCCAACGCCGATCGCGGTCAGATGCCAGCGGTTGAGGGTGCGGCGAAGGCCGCCGCGCAGGGCAATATCCTGGTCGAAATCGGCAACCGATTTCCGACGAAACAATTGAGACATGGAGTGGGCACTCGAACGTTGTGAGCGACGAAGAGCGCTCCCGTTCGACGGCCCGGAGGGAGAATCAGAACGTGAGCGCTACGGTTAGCCTGCCGGCAACGGGAAGTCCATCAGGAGCCCGCGCCGGCCGGAACCGGTAGTGCCTCATCACGTCCTCGAGCTTTTTGCCGAACCCCCGATCCGACGGGGGCGGGGTAATGATGACGTCCTCGACCCCGCCGACGGGGTCGATCAGGAAGGTGACCGCGATGGTCATGCCCCGAAGGGACTTCGGAACGTCGGCAGGCGGCAGGATCAACTGCCTCGGTTCTGGAGGCCTGGCCGAACCTGAGCCACCGATGCCCGGCCCCTTACCGGATCCAACCCCCGACCCGTCGCCGTCGCCGCGCCCTGATCCGGACCCTGAGCCAGTACCGGTCCCTTTGCCCGTCCCGGCACCTGTCCCCGCCCCCGAGGGCTGACCGGAGATCGGCGCTCCAGGAACCGAGTCCAAGGTGGCAACGATGATGGGCTCCGTTTCACGAACCTCGGGCACTACCGGAGCCGGGACGGGCGGCGGGGTCACCGGGGGCGGAACCGGCGGCGGAACTGGCGTTGCAACGGTCACAGAGGCCGCTCGGGAGACCTCAAAGGCCGGGAGGGCGACGACCCGGAGCTGCCCCCCACCGCCCCCACCTCCGCCGGACATTCCACCCTCCAGCAGGCCGCTGCTGTCGGCGTAGTTGAGCAACTGGGTCGGGGCGACCCTGATGATCACCAGGGCCAGGAGGAGATGGACCAGCAGGGCAACCATGCCCCCAACCGGCGATCGGCGGGATTGGGGCACCCCGAGCCCGATGGGCCGGGCCGCCGTTGAGGGTCTGGTTTTCGCCATGGTACCTGCCCGTCCCGAATGCCGCTGCTGTTCTAAGTTGGCCAATCGGCTGTTCTATTGCCAGCGCGGCATCGGATACGAGAAACGGGAGCAGGCGTGATGCCTGCTCCCGTTACCCGATCTACCCTCGAACCGGCTCAGGCCTTCGGCGTAAACCCGATAACCTGGACCCCGGCACCCCGAACGATATCAGACGCGTCGATCCAATCCTGATAGGTGCGACTGGCAGCGGCCTTGATGAAGATCAGCTTGGTCGGCCGGTTGTCATAGATCGCATGGATCTGCGTATCGAGCTGGCCGGGAGGTACCGGCTGCCCGTTGATCTCATAGTTCCCGTCGTCGAGAATATTCAGGACGATCTGGGACGACGGCCCCGAACTGGCGGCTGTCTCGAGCGGCGGAACCTGGACGTCGATCGCCATTCGGGCCAGCGGCTGCGAGATCATGAAGATGATCAGCAGCACCAGCAGAATGTCGATCATCGGGATGACGTTCGGCTCCGCGCTAATTTCTCCAGTACGGCCTACGGACGCTCCCATGGTTCCCTATTCTTTCTTCGGGCCGAACATGCCGCCCTGTTCGATTTCCGTAATCGCCGCCATGACCCGGACACCTGCCCGGCGAGCGATCTCGACCGCTTCCTCGATCTTGTCGAACTTGAGGCCGCTGTGCGCCCGGAAGTACAGAATCTTGTCTTCCGGTCGAGCAGCGTAGATCGCGGCAAGCTGATCCCCAAGCACATCCTGCGGGATCGCGAGACCGTTGAGGAAGTAGCCGCCGTTCTGGTCAATGCCCAGCACGACTTCATTTTCCCCTTCCGGCCGCTTGTCGAGGTTGTCACCCCGCGGCATCGTTGCCACGAAGCCGTTCGAGATCAGCGGCGTCACGATCATGAAGATGATCAGGAGCACCAGCATGATGTCGATCATCGGAATCACGTTCGGTTCCGATGAGACGTTCGTTTTACCTGCCAGTTCTTCAGCTGATGTGGCCACTGCCGCTCACCGCCTTCTGCGCCTGGAACTCCTTGGTGAAGATGGAGCGCCCGAACTCGCTGCCGACGCTCTTGATGAGGTAGTCGATCAGCTCCTTGGAGCTGTACGTCATCTCAACCGTCAGGTTTTCGATCTTGGTGGTGAAGTAGTTGTAGAACCACACGGCCGGGATGGCGACGAGCAGACCGAGCGCCGTCGCGATCAGGGCCTCAGAGATACCAGCCGCGATACCGGCCAGACCGCCAGCCGCGCCGCCGGACGAGATGGCCTGGAAGGCCGTCACGATGCCCATCGTGGTACCGAGCAGACCGACGAACGGCGCCGTCGAACCGACCGTGGCCAGAATGCCGGTACCGCGCTTGAAGTCGGCCAGCGTGATCAGCATCTGCCGCTCGACCGCGCGCTCGGCCGAGTTGATATCGGCAGAGGTGATGGTCGCGCGGTCGCGGAGGAGCGGTTTCACCTCGGTGAGGGCGCCGCCCAGCACGCGAGCCACATGGCTCTGCTGGTTCTTCTCAGCCAGGGCGATGGCCTGGTCGAGCTGCTCTTCCTGAATGGCCCGCGAGAACTGCGGAGCAAACTTCCGCGTCGCCGCCGTGGCCTTGAAGATCTTGATCAGCTTGCCAATCGCCACCGTGAGCGAGAAGAACGACATGAAGATCAGGATCCAGACGATGGCACGAGCGAACGTGTTGGCATGCTCGTACAGTTCGAGAATATCTACACCCATGGGATGCTCCCTCTAGCGTGTCTGGGCAGAATCGAACTGCCCGGTTCAGTGGTTCGAACGGGGATACCCCGTCGACAAAACGTGTTACCCGCCGATCGTGAACGACACTCGCTGCTGCACCAGCTGACGCACCGGCTGTCCGCGAATCCGTGCCGGCCGGTAGGTCGAGCCGAGGATGGCGTCGCGAGCCGGATCTTCGAACGCCTTGTTCGTGCTGCGAAGGACCTTGAACGACTCCGGCTCGGCCTTCCCGTTGGTGCCAACCACGTATTGGACGTCGACACTGCCCGCAATGCCCGCCTGCTGCAGTACTGGGGGGTAGCGGGGACGCTGCTGATTGATCGGCTGGACCGGATCGTCGACTTCGTCGGCGACGAAGGTCTCCTCGGTCGACACCGGACCAGTTCCGCCGACGATGCCTGCCGCGATACCGCCCTCGACGCCCTTGCCGCTGAAGTCCCGCGCGTCGAATCGCTCGTTGAGATTGACCGGCGGGATGTCCCGCGGAATCTCGGTCGGCGGCATGACGGTCTGGAAAC contains:
- a CDS encoding amino acid permease; its protein translation is MSQLFRRKSVADFDQDIALRGGLRRTLNRWHLTAIGVGATIGAGIFATTGTAIVGDAARPGAGPAIILSFLLTAVACGFAALCYAEFAAMVPVSGSAYTYAYASLGELVAWIIGWDLVVEYAVGNIGVAIGWSGYFRELLSHFGVGFPPWLSTDFRSAQIAADAVAAGATDATNLFLAAAASGAPKLFGVSLIFNLPAFLVVGLLTVLLVIGIQESARWNNAMVLLKLGIIVFFCGVGATLIEPINWTNPALGGFAPNGFKGISAGAAIIFFSYIGFDAVSTCAEETKDPAKDMPFGIIMSLVVCTVVYMVLSTVMTGMAPWNVLGTPEPMITALEHANGPAGLITASRFIVALGAVVAMGTVLLVFQLGQPRIFFAMARDGLLPPAMARIHPRFKTPYVGTILTGLFVATFAGLANIAEVVDLTNIGTLFAFVLVSVGVLVLRIREPDRPRPFRVPGAPWTPLISVAACLYLMSSLPRITWIRFGIWLAIGVVVYFTYGYHRSRLRNRTDPQS
- a CDS encoding energy transducer TonB, yielding MAKTRPSTAARPIGLGVPQSRRSPVGGMVALLVHLLLALVIIRVAPTQLLNYADSSGLLEGGMSGGGGGGGGQLRVVALPAFEVSRAASVTVATPVPPPVPPPVTPPPVPAPVVPEVRETEPIIVATLDSVPGAPISGQPSGAGTGAGTGKGTGTGSGSGSGRGDGDGSGVGSGKGPGIGGSGSARPPEPRQLILPPADVPKSLRGMTIAVTFLIDPVGGVEDVIITPPPSDRGFGKKLEDVMRHYRFRPARAPDGLPVAGRLTVALTF
- a CDS encoding biopolymer transporter ExbD gives rise to the protein MIDILLVLLIIFMISQPLARMAIDVQVPPLETAASSGPSSQIVLNILDDGNYEINGQPVPPGQLDTQIHAIYDNRPTKLIFIKAAASRTYQDWIDASDIVRGAGVQVIGFTPKA
- a CDS encoding biopolymer transporter ExbD yields the protein MIPMIDIMLVLLIIFMIVTPLISNGFVATMPRGDNLDKRPEGENEVVLGIDQNGGYFLNGLAIPQDVLGDQLAAIYAARPEDKILYFRAHSGLKFDKIEEAVEIARRAGVRVMAAITEIEQGGMFGPKKE
- a CDS encoding MotA/TolQ/ExbB proton channel family protein, translating into MGVDILELYEHANTFARAIVWILIFMSFFSLTVAIGKLIKIFKATAATRKFAPQFSRAIQEEQLDQAIALAEKNQQSHVARVLGGALTEVKPLLRDRATITSADINSAERAVERQMLITLADFKRGTGILATVGSTAPFVGLLGTTMGIVTAFQAISSGGAAGGLAGIAAGISEALIATALGLLVAIPAVWFYNYFTTKIENLTVEMTYSSKELIDYLIKSVGSEFGRSIFTKEFQAQKAVSGSGHIS
- a CDS encoding TonB family protein translates to MFENLIESKPQRARTFKQTLFSLVLHVVLIYGAIKATAGAAEVLKEIIQDTTMVFLKAPEPPPPPPPTVVPPDAIVTANPPPMGFQTVMPPTEIPRDIPPVNLNERFDARDFSGKGVEGGIAAGIVGGTGPVSTEETFVADEVDDPVQPINQQRPRYPPVLQQAGIAGSVDVQYVVGTNGKAEPESFKVLRSTNKAFEDPARDAILGSTYRPARIRGQPVRQLVQQRVSFTIGG